One genomic window of Arachis stenosperma cultivar V10309 chromosome 10, arast.V10309.gnm1.PFL2, whole genome shotgun sequence includes the following:
- the LOC130955931 gene encoding receptor-like serine/threonine-protein kinase SD1-8, giving the protein MSASTNLIVYFFCAFIFSFSSFFNIVISVDTLSARQSLGINQTLVSSKQVFEFGFFNGTNISTWYLGIWYKDIPQRTVVWVANRDTPLKDTNGTLKIGARGNLVLLDHAGNAIWSSNETTATNPVLQLLDTGNLILREANKNGAIDGNYLWQSFDYPTDTLLPGMKLGWNLDTGIELYITSWKSQDDPSSGDFSFRMEKLGLPEIFLWNKQVKVHRSGPWNGVRFSEIPVVSSNAVLQDNMSVDSHEVYYILSAINQSKFSRKTVSWNGEIQRLVWVESSQSWKKLWFAPSGECDKYGICGPYGICDSNAFPVCSCIQGFSVKNQREWDFRDFSNGCVRKTRLDCGRDKFLKLQHVEPPETTRVFVNRSMTLQECEAMCLKNCSCTAYANVEITDGGTGCVMWSDELLDTRKFSVAGEDLFIRLASSDVVDMDNGSGGSSGKNNNVGKIVGITFGAVASVILGLSLFLLWKKRKLKSIWKRKTNQKGSFERVISASRELSGERTMDDLELPLFDFTTLTMATNNFSEENKLGEGGFGSVYRGRLVEGLEIAVKRLSKSSGQGNEEFKNEVKSMAKLQHRNLVRLFGCCIEKEEQMLVYEYMENNSLESILFDKDKCCLLDWQMRFDIICGISRGLLYLHQDSRLRIIHRDLKASNILLDREMNPKISDFGMARIFCSDQTQANTRRVVGTYGYMSPEYAMDGLFSVKSDVFSFGVLVLEIISGKKNKGFYSSEEINLLGHAWRLWKEGRALELIDSSFGDSYSETEVLRCIQVGLICVQERAEDRPTISSVVLMLSSENASMPQPRNPGFVLGRSPAETVSSSANEEEYSVNQVTITVVDGR; this is encoded by the exons ATGAGTGCTTCTACAAATCTTATTGTCTATTTCTTCTGTGCCTTCATCTTCTCATTCAGTTCCTTTTTCAATATtgtaatctctgtggatacctTGAGTGCAAGACAGTCACTTGGGATCAACCAAACACTTGTATCCTCAAAGCAAGTGTTTGAGTTCGGCTTCTTCAATGGAACCAACATCTCCACATGGTACTTAGGAATATGGTACAAGGACATTCCTCAAAGAACAGTAGTTTGGGTTGCAAACCGAGACACCCCACTTAAGGATACCAATGGAACTCTCAAGATTGGAGCAAGGGGGAACCTTGTTCTTCTTGATCATGCAGGAAATGCTATTTGGTCCTCAAATGAAACCACTGCTACAAATCCAGTTCTTCAGCTTTTGGATACAGGAAACTTGATTCTCAGAGAAGCAAACAAAAATGGCGCAATTGATGGCAACTATCTATGGCAGAGCTTTGATTATCCAACAGATACTTTGTTGCCGGGAATGAAGCTTGGTTGGAACTTGGACACTGGTATTGAGCTCTATATAACATCATGGAAGAGCCAAGATGACCCTTCAAGTGGTGATTTTTCTTTTAGGATGGAAAAACTTGGGCTACCAGAAATTTTTTTATGGAATAAGCAAGTTAAGGTACATAGAAGTGGACCATGGAATGGAGTGAGATTCAGTGAAATACCAGTGGTGTCATCAAATGCTGTTCTTCAAGATAATATGTCTGTGGATTCACATGAAGTGTACTACATACTTTCAGCTATCAATCAGTCCAAGTTTTCAAGAAAAACTGTGAGCTGGAATGGCGAAATTCAACGTCTTGTGTGGGTGGAAAGTAGCCAAAGCTGGAAGAAGCTATGGTTTGCACCAAGTGGTGAATGTGACAAGTATGGTATCTGTGGTCCATATGGTATCTGTGACTCCAATGCTTTCCCAGTATGCAGTTGTATTCAAGGCTTCAGTGTCAAGAACCAGAGAGAGTGGGATTTCAGGGACTTTTCTAATGGTTGTGTTAGAAAGACAAGATTGGATTGTGGGAGAGACAAGTTTCTGAAGCTGCAACATGTGGAACCACCAGAAACAACAAGAGTGTTTGTGAACAGAAGCATGACTCTTCAAGAATGTGAAGCTATGTGCTTGAAAAATTGCTCTTGCACTGCCTATGCTAATGTTGAGATCACAGATGGAGGAACTGGTTGTGTGATGTGGAGTGATGAACTCTTAGACACGAGGAAGTTTTCTGTTGCTGGCGAAGATCTCTTTATCAGATTAGCATCTTCTGATGTAG TTGACATGGACAATGGATCTGGTGGTAGCTCAGGAAAGAACAATAATGTAGGCAAAATAGTAGGCATTACATTTGGTGCAGTTGCTAGTGTAATTTTGGGCCTGAGCTTGTTTCTTTtatggaagaagagaaaattgaAAAGTATATGGAAAAGGAAAACCAATCAGAAAG GTTCCTTTGAGAGAGTAATTTCAGCCAGCAGAGAACTCTCAGGTGAACGCACCATGGATGACTTAGAGTTGCCATTGTTTGATTTCACAACACTAACAATGGCCACTAACAACTTCTCTGAAGAAAATAAGCTCGGAGAAGGTGGTTTTGGAAGTGTTTACAGG GGTAGGTTGGTTGAAGGACTAGAGATTGCTGTGAAAAGGTTGTCCAAAAGCTCTGGCCAAGGAAATGAAGAATTCAAGAATGAGGTCAAGTCAATGGCAAAGCTTCAACACAGAAATCTTGTAAGATTGTTTGGTTGCTGCATTGAAAAGGAGGAGCAGATGTTGGTTTATGAATACATGGAAAACAACAGCCTTGAATCTATTTTATTTG ACAAAGACAAATGTTGTTTGCTTGACTGGCAAATGCGATTCGATATTATATGTGGAATATCTAGAGGACTTCTTTATCTTCACCAAGACTCCAGACTTAGAATTATCCACAGGGATCTCAAGGCAAGTAATATTCTGCTGGATAGAGAAATGAACCCAAAGATATCGGATTTTGGAATGGCTAGAATTTTCTGCAGCGATCAAACTCAAGCAAACACAAGGAGAGTTGTTGGAACATA TGGCTATATGTCGCCAGAATATGCAATGGACGGACTCTTCTCAGTTAAGTCTGATGTTTTCAGTTTTGGCGTTCTTGTGCTAGAGATCATAAGCGGCAAAAAGAACAAAGGATTTTATTCCTCAGAAGAGATAAATCTTCTGGGACAT GCATGGAGGTTATGGAAAGAAGGGAGGGCATTAGAACTGATAGATTCATCATTTGGTGATTCCTATTCAGAAACAGAAGTACTGAGATGCATACAAGTTGGGCTGATATGTGTGCAAGAAAGAGCAGAAGATAGACCAACAATATCTTCTGTGGTGTTGATGTTAAGTAGCGAAAATGCATCAATGCCACAGCCTAGAAACCCCGGGTTTGTCCTTGGAAGGAGTCCTGCTGAAACTGTTTCTTCTTCAGCTAATGAAGAAGAATACTCAGTGAACCAAGTCACAATAACAGTAGTAGATGGCAGGTAG